tagctctatatgtgcatatagtgctatcataagtgccaattttttttattgcttctatgcattaataatgctgaTTTAAACTAAAAAGCATCATGAATGCTCGCTCGGCTCAAATCCCGAGTCGATTGGTGGTGATAGAGAAACAATGGAGATCAATagtgggaaagatcacatgcgggatatacatggtgtttcgatagaaggtccagcagttgatcggcagatctcgattgctcgtgttggcCGATTTCaacacgttcaccgtggtgaaattggctaacgcgctgTTGTACTGAAGCGAAGATTGCAGgctcaagtcctgccggtgagctgttgtatctttttcgcaaaattcatgatattcacggcttatgttctttcgttctttgatacctcatgtttctctaattctttccatcacctacgaaaaaaaaagttgacgatgattttttctctagttttcgctGGTACAGTTGGTACAGCTGGTACAagatggttgtttgtttgaaaatgcaactgacgtcacgaattgtcatggttacaatgtttacaaaaaagctTTTACTAACACTTGGCACGGGATTTCAatcgccacctgagatatgtatacaggttggttcgagttcacaaaaaaaaccaagcagtcttaggGCAGCCTTACAGCAGAGTTGCAAgcttaaatattatttcaaaagggatcagaCTGCGCCTCTTTGtatgtaaggctatgatcatttagtatccgggcagtttcaAACCTCTGTATTCTAAAAACTATTGATTTGATcgaaaactttctatggaggaaatgaaggtgttattatgatatttaatgtaaaaatattaaaaaaataatttaccgtTGAtgacaagaaatactcttactttatgataaaatataatttttatctttgcacacttttttcagccatgtattgatctattatttataccacagaagcaaaaccttttcaaaatcatgatattttacacaaattcatctgtaaaaatcaattggaatctggttcgaaccttttcatgagtaggcatctcgaagaatatgACCTCTTAAATTGgggtttaacataaatttcttggttcATCAGAatacatctgtcacattgcgtaaaacccggttgcacagattgcgattcATGGAACTGCTAATTATAAGTTAATTCCCGGGTGTTCACTtgacaggcaacactttttgcctgtcggaaacggatttactgcatagttaagaggtctgcattcagttatccccaataaccataaatTTGTTCCTATAGTTGAGATAAATggttccactccgatgcttggtttgaatttcgtaagcatcctagagtggctccttatacttctcaaccacctggacaaaaaaaaattcagaaaaaataaacagttcatgagttttcaagtaaaaaataatgaatttccgaggtgcaaagtgCGTAAAAGGAGTAAATTTGTGCAACATTATTTTTACTATGGCTTTTTGCACCGTAAATATCTAAAACACACGTTAacgtaaaaatgtgaaaacaaataggcaagatagtccttttcataaccaacacaacgctgcttaagttttgcatatccgagctctagtaacctagctatcaccgaaatgaagtgtccggatactaaatgatcatagccttagtctCTTTAATACATCCATTCGTGCATCGTTTATTGCGTTAGAATTTCATTGAATCCTAGCAaccttttcttcattttaaaaatatctacagTAGGTAATTCTTTTTGAAAGCCCTCTAAATTTCTTCCATGAATTCGTTTCAAGATTTTGCACGTAAGTATTTTATTGCGTACATTAATTAATGAAAGCTTAACGGTGTTTCCTTCATAAAGGCGCTATTTCTGAAGCTTGCCCGTGCCCGAAGAAAACGCAATTGATCGGAACTGGCGCAGTTTGCAACTCGTGGATTCCCAGCCGTAATGTGGAACTTCAACAACTGGTAGTCGAACCACCGCCGAAACCTGCTGTTGGGCTTCCCGTTCTCCAAGGGCCAATCGAGTCAATGACTTTGGACGGACAACCGAAACAAATCGCCCCATTGCAAATGTCCAGCTCCGGTCAGATAGTGCCCTGCTACGGTGAAATGCAGTACTTTATGGGTGAGTTATGGGCTTTGAGCCTAGGCTAGCTTATTGGAtggtttgaatgagaaaaaactAGGCACATGCGAACCTGTTCCGGAAACCGGACAACCATCGTTTTCCGGCGACCGGATTCGCTGTCCGTATGAATGAAAACCTATTccgagtgattttttttctcttttcgttaacgatttgaatatttttctctatTTGCATAAAACCAGACCAGAATTGCACCATTCCGATTGGGAAAGAGGAATAAAGTCCGGCGTCCCCCTACAATGTGCAGCGCTTTACATGAATGGATTCTTGATCGGCAGTTTGGCGGCAGCTTTTCGAGGGAAGCAAATGATTCCGATCCGGTTGACAtagcaaaaaagtaaaaacataataaatttaACGTGAACCAAAATTGTTAAACTAACTCGTTTAACTTGCATTCTAAACGTTTTCTATCATAAAATTGATACTATACAATCTGGTCACCCTAGCCAACAATGCATTGCAATGGGGTCATAAATTAGGCGCCCAGTTGAAAAAAGtgcaattttaattcataagaCCCGGTCACATCCTGTTTCCTTGCTAGAGCTAGACAGCTTTTTGTGGGAGCTCTCTGAACTCCGACGGACGACAGCAACGAGTTCATTGCTCGAAGTTTGTATTTCTTGTATAAACCTCCATCCGGAGGTTGACTGGACATAGCGATAATTTATGACCTGATGTGAACGTGCTGCTTCATTTTGGACAGTTTAAAAGTTAATTAGCATTTTTGACCAGGATTAACTatgtaaatgagaaaaaaaaggtttgcaCACATGACTCAGAAAGTATCATATCCTACAACATCAAAAAACTTGCATATTTTACTGATTCtaaatattctgaaaattttcatgtactTGGTGTTTTAAAATGTCCTGTTTGTCATGGCCTTATTTCCCTTAACAATTCCACAATCTCAATAAAATCGACATGTTATATTAATTCTGCAAGTTCATCTTattttctaaattctgaacATTCCATGAATTCtgcaaaaactaaaaactttacAAATGATACTATAAATTATTCTtctataaattcttcaaagccTTCATATTTTAAGAATCTATGAATCATGTCATTTTACAATTTAACAAACCATTAAAATactacaaattctacaaattctgcaaattcaacaaatttaacaaattctacaaattctgCAAATGCTACAAATTCTTCATCTTTATCAATCGTACCACATTCAACAAAATCTTCTAATTCTACAATTTCAACTTATtcccgaaattcgaaaaaatctacaaattcAACAAACTCCATGAATATTGCAAGTTCtacaaattcttcaatttaagaatttgttcgaattctacaaattcttcaaatttcacaaatgttaaaaattatacgagtgtaaaaaaaactacaaactctacaaattcaacaaattttacaaattctacaaattcaacaaattcaatgaattctacaaattttacaaattctacaaattcttgaaatgttacAAATTCTCCAATTTCTACAAATCCTACAATTTCTATAAACtatacaaattctacaaatttcccaaatttcacatattcaacaaattctagaaattctacatattcttaaaattcttcaGATTCTACAAATTCTACTAACTCCCATTAATCAACATCTCCAACGAATTCTACAAACTCTACAAATActccaaattctacaaattctacaaattccaaaaattctacaaattctacaaacTCTACGTATtcagcaaattcttcaaattctataaattcaacaaatttaacaaattctactgattttacaaattatacaaatgtttcaaattctacaaattccaAAAACTCTACAAACTCTATAAATCctacaaattcttcaaattcaaaaaaacatacaaattcaacaaatcctACAAAGTAACAAATTCTACATATTCTAAAAAAcctacaaattctacaaattctatAAATTCTACATATTCTACAAACCTTACTAATTCTACAAATGCTACAAAtgctaaaaattcaaaaatttctattaactcatcaaattcaacaaatgctACAAACtagattttctttaaatttcacaaattcTACATATACTACCAATTCTAAAAACtctacaaattctacaaattctatATATTCTCCTAAATATCCGAATTCTCCAAATTATAcgaattcttcaaaaactccAAATTctctaaattctaaaaattcttcACATTCTACTTATTCTAGCAATActacaaattctacaaaattatcaagttttacaaattctacaaactctaaaaattctacaacttcgacaaattatacaaattctacaaatttcacaaattctacaaattctacaaagctacaaattctacaaattctaaaaatctacaGTTCCTACTAACTCTAGAAATTCtataaattctataaattctACAAATGCTACAAATgctaaaaattcatcaaattctataaactcaacaaattctttaaattctacaaactctacaatttctttaaattttacaaactctACAAATTCTACCAATTCTACAAACACTACAAATTCCACAAATTCtccaaatattcaaattctCCAAACAACCcgaattcttcaaaaactccAATTTCTCCAAATTCAACcaattcttcaaattcttcaaattctacaaactataaatttttcaaattattttaaattctacaaattcaacaaactcaacaaatctgacaaatgctataaattcttcaaattctacaaattctaaaaattctgcaagcacaacaaattctacaaatttatcaaattctacTAATTCTACAAACTCTATAAATTCTACAACTTTGACAAACtatacaaattctacaaattcttcaaattcaacaaattttacaaattctacaaattctacaaattctacaaactatagaaattaaacaaattttgaaagtaaaacaAACTCTACACGTTTCAAATTTCTAAGCTCTACAAATAACAAATGCTTCACGTTCTTAAAATTCTTCTAATCCTACGAAGTCTTCATATTCAaggaaatcaacaaaattttaaaaattcaataatttttttagattctacaaattcttcaaattctaaaaattccacaaattctacctattttacaaattttacaaattctacaaattctacaatttCTACAAACTCTACAAATTCTGTAATTTCTAGAAACTCAGCGAATTgcacaaattctacaaattcttcAAATCCTACCAATTCAACGAATTCTACAAATAAGCTCTACATATTCTACGgattatacaaatttaaaaaatttcataaactctacaaattattcaaatttatcatattcTACAAActcttcaaattcttcaaattctacaaGTTCTacgaattctaaaattctacaaattctacaaatgctacaaattcaacaaattttgaaaattcaacaaattctctaaatttttaaaattttacaaagtctTCAAACTCTTCGAACTCTACATattgtacaaattttacaaattttaaaaactgcacaaattctacaaaatattcaaattctagaaattctacaaattctaaatattctacaaatTCTTCAAATGCTTCACAAATTTTGCAAAGTCTACAAATGCTACAAACTCTACAAATTCTACAGTTTCTACgaattctacaaattttacatattttacaaattCTACATATTCTACATATTctacaaattttggaaattttacaaattctataaattgtaaaaattccacaaattttgctaattccacaaattctacaaattctacaaCTTTACAAAGTcttaaattctacaaattctatAAATCCCACAAATTCTCTCACAAATTCCctgaaaattttaccaattttacaAATTCGACAAATTGTACAAATTCTACAGATTCCACAAATTCCACAAATTCCACAAATTCCACAAATTCCACAAATTCCACAAATTCCACAAACTCCAAAATTTCCACAAATCCTACAAATTCGTATAATTGTACTTATTCTAAAAATGCTtaatattctaaaaattctacaaattctttaaattctacaaattctacaaattctataaattgaaaaatttcttcctAGTCTTCTTAttcattaaattctaaaaaatagaaattcaacaaattctacaaattgtacgaattcattacatttcacaaattcttcaaaactacaaattctagagattctaaaaattctgaaaattgtagaagttctaaaaatttcggaaattcttcatatttttcaaacttcttcTAACCTCATTAGCTCCATAAATTCTTCAAGTTCTGCCAATTttataaatcaacttttttttaggttttgtgaattgtttatttttaccctgcatcaataattttaaaaatatttttcaaattccagaAATGGAAAGTTCTTTGCTTGATTGTTCAaacttaacaaatttaaaagctccagaaatttttccacagtgttaaaattataagtttcttcaaaattacttcaaattatCCGAGGTTAGTCatatttaatgattttgaatGAATGACTCTTTTACAGAgtgtattgaaatttcaaagcaataaatcatcAGGCGGTAATAactaaaaaaatcctttgtaaCATCTTCCTTTTTTTATGAAGAATCATCTAGGTGTGTCTAAACACGGACATTCACTTTAAATTTATGTATTATAGTTGTGTCTGAAtgtgaatttgataaaaaatggcTTGAAAATAGTTCGAGTTTATTTAACTTCTTCTCAGCTGTTTTGAATGGAACTCCGCCTTGTTTTTAAGTGTTAGGAGTAGGAGTTAttcattaaaataatgttttttggtGCACCAAAATTGTGTGAATATCCACCCTTTCCTCATAGAAAAGGGTCTCGTAACTGGTATATGAACCCTCTGCTGAGAAaacctccatttttatataaaagattttaaaagtatttttttttgcgaaattttagaaaatttgaaacttggaaAAGTCATCATCAATTCAACGGTcaaacaatgataaaaatcagcaATGCGCAAATTGATGGCCCATGATGATTGTTTGCATTTATGAGCAAAGCTCCCAGCTTCTCTACCAATTGGGTCGAGTACAttgcagcatttttttcttcgttgAGTAGCCCAAAAGTGATcttgaattttctggaaaacAAACAACTGTGTATTCATTTCCCTCTCACTTCTTTAGTACTGCAGGCACACAGACAACTTCATCAACCAAACAAACGCTGAAGTGGGCCACTTTGCAACGACTTTATTTGCCACTCGCTCAGGAAAGCATCCGGGACAGAGAGATGTGCTAGTTGCCAAGTTGTGGCAACTAATGGGGCGTATTTACCGTTTTCCAGTTTAGAGCCCCCGTTTTGTGAAAGTAGCCAGCTCGAATCTTTTCCTAGATTGTTAGGAAAAGTAACGGACAGAAATTCAGCAAAAAGAGTCATAGTTCTAGAGTTTCCAGTCTACAAGACTCTTAAAATCAACGATAAGATCTCAACTCTAATTATCAATGACAGATTGAGCTTGAGCAAAAAATCACGTAGACACTAAACAAGTTACTTTAATCTCAGGTCAAGTACTGTACCCAAAAAGCTGTGAACTGTGCCTCTAATGAATCCTCCCGAAGTCGTGGTTCCAAATTCCTCGCGACCAATTGAGAAAgagatagaaaattgaaaaaaaaaacctaaggaATGGAGGATACGAACTTAATGAATGCAGGCAGAGATACAGGGAAAATCAACCCGAAAAGTGGAAATGTCCACTCGAGTGAATTTCATGTTCAAATATGTACTACACTTAGGGAGGAGCTCCGCCAGTTTTCCGCCAGGCATTCATCCGGGATGGGAAAGATTTTTCTGAAACGAGAAAAGTCCAACTACCAGGACCACGGTGGACGCGGCGATTCCTTCATGGTGCTGATAGTAATTGTCGGAAAGTTTGGGCCAAACAGAGCTTGTGTCCTTTCGGATGTACTCAATGGGTCGAAGAGCAAGGAAGGGAAATCTGGGGGTATGTAAAATCAGAGCCATTATGGTCGCCGGTTGAATAGCTGGGAAAACAAATGGCGTATTAAGCTAGCAGAAGAGAAGAGCACACTGAATCGGCCTGAACTGGTTCACATTGTTCGGCAAAGTTGGTTGAACTGATTTTGCAGCACCCACTCTTGGCTCGGTTTGTTATTTGTTTGGATTGGAATGGAAGTTAGCTTGTTTTCCGCTTGTTTGAATGCCGACAGTCAAGTCAAGTAGGTTTCCCTTCATGTGGTATGTTTGTCGATGGAAATTTCGCCTTCGACTTTCGATTGAATGGGTTTTGACCGGTATCAATAGATTTTAGATAATGGTGAGCATTTAAGGGTATCTTTTCGAGAATTTTCCTTCTAAAAAATTGacggtttttaaaatattcgagGAACTGCTTAATAACTGCAACATTTTTTGTTCGGTTCTATTTAGTGTGGATTTCGCATCTTActgcaaattattaaaaaatccaTGGAGTTTTATGCTGTGAATTTACAAATTctccaaattttataaattctacaaatttatcaaattctacaaatttatcaaattctacaaattttacaaactctacaaatttaacaaattctcaaaaatctacaaattttgcaaatacaACAAATCAGTCAATCAATCAACCAAATTccacaaattctacaaattctacaaattctacaaattctaaaaattttacaaattctaaCAACTctacaaatttcacaaattgaCAATTTCTGCATCTTCCAAAAATTCTACATATCccacaaattctacaaattctacaaattctacaaattttacaaattctacaaattccacaaatttaacaaatcctACAAATTCTAAGAACtcttcaaattctacaaattctacaatttttttaaattctacaaattttacaaattctacAAACTTTGCAAATTCTACTAATTctacaaattcaacaaatcctacaaattttacaaattctcCCAGTTATGCCAATTCtgtgaaataaacaaattctacaaattctacaaactctacaaattttacaaattttaaaaattctataaattccACAACTTCTACAAATTATACGGTGTCTACAAATTCTTAGAAGtgtacaaattctacaaattctacaaattctacaaattctacaaattctacaaattctacaaattctacaaattctacaaattctacaaattctacaaattctacaaattcaacaaattctacaaattataaaaattttacaaattctacaaattctacaaattctacaaattctacaaattctacaaattctacaaattctacaaattctacaaattctacaaattctacaaattctacaaattctacaaattctacaaattctacaaattctacaaattctacCAATTCTAAAAATgctacaaattctacaaattctacaaattctacaaattctacaaattctacaaattctacaaattctacaaattatacaaattctacaaattctacatattctacaaattttacaaattctgcaaatgaaacaaattctgcaaattctaaaaattcctcaatttctacaaattctacaaattctgCAAATTCAGCAAATTctagaaattctaaaattttttagaTATTCTACAAATTCTACCAACTCTACAAATgctacaaattctacaaattctacaTAATCTACAAATacttaaaatttcacaaattcttTAAAGtctacaaattttttaatgtctACAAAttcttatttacaatttttacaaattctacaaacttaacaaattctacaaattcaacaaattctacaaattcttcTAATTCTACAAATTCTACTAATTCctcaatttctaaaaaaatctacTAATTCTGTAAATTCAACAAATTCTAGAAACTCTAGAAATTCTACAAATTCAACAAACTCTACCAATACTACATATTCAACACATTCTACAAACTCTACATATTctacaaattctaaaaattacacaaatccttaaaattcaacaaatttttaatgtctTCAAATTCTTATGattcaacaaattcaacaaattctgCAAACtctacaaattctacaaattttttaacttctacaaatttaacaaattccaaaaattttacaatttttacaaattcaacaaatgctacaaattttaaaaattcaacaaattcaacaaattctacaaattctacaaattctacaaattctacaaattatacaaattctataaattctataaattctataaattctACAACTTCTACAATATCTACAGCTTctacaatttcttcaaattctacaaattcaacaaattctacaaattgtacaaaatctacaatatcaacaaattctacatatctataaatttctcaaattcttataatttttaaaaattctgcaaattcTACTAGttctacaaattctacaaacTCTACAACTTCTACAATTTctacgaatttttcaaattctttaaattttacaaattctacAAACCCTACAAATTCATCAAATTCGTCAAACTCTAAAATTATTCAAGTTCTATAAGTTCTACACATTCTCCATATTCTACAAATTCTACGAATCATACGAATACTACAATTTCTACAAACCCTTCAAATTCACAAATTCTACAAAGTctacaaattcaacaaattctaCAAACTCTACAAATTCTTCGAATTCTTTAAATTCTACTTACTTTTCCAATCCTACAAATTCTACATACTCCACAAATAcgacaaattcaataaattcttcaaattctacaatttctacaaattctaTGAAGTctacaaattctacaatttttaccaatttctgaaattctacaaattcttaTAATTTAACGAATTCtgcaaattctacaaattctacaaattctacaaattttacaaattctatGAACTctacaaattcttcaaattctacaaattctacaaattttacaaattttacctaTTCTATAAATCCTACAATGCTACCAATTCccaaatttctacaaattcttcaaattcaacaaattctaaaaaatgcacaaatccgataaattcaacaaatttttaatgtctACAAATTCTTATCATTctacaaattcaacaaattctgCAAACTCttcaaattatacaaaattttgaacttctataaatttatcaaattccaataattctacaatttttacagaTTCAACAAATCCTTTAAATTCTACAAATCCtacaatttcaacaaattcaacaaattcttaaaattctacaaattctacaaattctaccaattctacaaattctacaaattctacaaattctacaaattctacaaattctgcaatttctacaaattctacaaattttataaattctacaaattatacaaattctacaaatattacaaattctacaaattctacaaattctacaaTATCTACAAATTCTACGAAGCCTAAAAATTCTTCATAgctataaatttctcaaattcttcaaattcttataattttaaaaaattctgcaaattcTACTTGTTccacaaattctacaaattctacaaattctacaaGTCTTACAATTCTACAATTCttcaaataatacaatttctACAAGTTCTtgaaattctacaaattctacaaacCCTAGAAATTCATCAAATACTTCAAACTCTATAAATTATTCAAGCTCTACAAATTCTACACATTCTCCATATTCTACAAATTCTACTAATTCTACGAATCATACAAATACTACAATTTCGATTTccacaaattctacaaattttacaaattttacaaattctacaaattctacaaatccTTCAATTTTACCAATTCCCCAATTTCTACAACTTCTACAAATTCAACAAACTATACAAATTccttaatttattaaatttattcaaattctgcTAACTCAACAAATTCTAGAAGTTctacaaattttagaaattctaCACGTTTcataaattctacaaattcaacagattcatcaaattcaacaaatcctttaaattctacaaattaatcaaattctttaaattcatcaaatttcacatactctaaaaattattcaaattctacATATTCTACAAATTCCACAAATTCTACGAATTATACAAATTTCACAATTTCTACGAAGTtataaattctacaaattctacTAAATATACAGATTTTACAAATGCTACGTATTCTGCAAATcctacaaattctacaaattctacaaacTCTACAACAAACTCAACAAACTCAACAAACtctacaaattctacaaattctacaaattctacaaatgcTTCGAATaggaataaattcaataaattctaCAAACTCTTCAATgtctacaaattttacaaagcctTCAAATTCTACAGATTcttcaaattccacaaatttctcaaattctaCATATTCTGCAAATTCTTATGATTTTACAAATTCTGCAAATTCTACAAGTTCcataaattctacaaattctttaaattctacaaatttcacaaattccACATATTCTATAATTTCTACTaactaaaaattcttcaaattcttcaaaatttctataaattctacgaattcttgaaatccaataaattcaattaattttccGAATATCATGCAGAAGACTTATgcttaatttatcaatttaattttatttttattaattgaatTCACGAATTCTTTGAATATAGCAAGTTCTtcctttttgaatattttcaaaagctaGACATTTTATCAAGGCCGGAACAAacgttaaatttttcttttattgcgagaaaaaaaagcgaaacaCATCCAAATCACAATgggacatttttgaaaactcttaaaaaatatctcatttcAGGCCAAATCACTTTTAAATTGAATCCCTCAGAATCACACGGAGATAAGAGCCAAAA
This sequence is a window from Uranotaenia lowii strain MFRU-FL chromosome 3, ASM2978415v1, whole genome shotgun sequence. Protein-coding genes within it:
- the LOC129751055 gene encoding uncharacterized protein LOC129751055, whose protein sequence is MNSFQDFARAISEACPCPKKTQLIGTGAVCNSWIPSRNVELQQLVVEPPPKPAVGLPVLQGPIESMTLDGQPKQIAPLQMSSSGQIVPCYGEMQYFMDQNCTIPIGKEE